A single genomic interval of Lathyrus oleraceus cultivar Zhongwan6 chromosome 7, CAAS_Psat_ZW6_1.0, whole genome shotgun sequence harbors:
- the LOC127101669 gene encoding pyruvate decarboxylase 2-like produces MATNLGSLETCKPCNNDLASPPHGTVSTIQKSTSSTTLASSESTLGSHLARRLVEVGVTDVFTVPGDFNLTLLDYLIAEPKLKNIGCCNELNAGYAADGYARARGVGACVVTFTVGGLSVINAIAGAYSENLPLICIVGGPNSNDFGTNRILHHTIGLPDFSQELRCFQTVTCHQAVVNNLEDAHEMIDTAISTALKESKPVYISISCNLAGIPHPTFSREPVPFSLSPKLSNQMGLEAAVEAAAEFLNKAVKPVLVAGPNLRVAKASEAFIELADKSAYPYSVMPSAKGLVPENHQHFIGTFWGAVSTSFCAEIVESADAYLFAGPIFNDYSSVGYSLLLKKEKSIIVEPNRVVIGNGVAFGCILMKDFLSALAKRIKRNNTAYENYHRIFVPEGVPVKSEPREPLRVNVLFQHIQNMLSSKTAVIAETGDSWFNCQKLKLPEGCGYEFQMQYGSIGWSVGATLGYAQAVPDKRVIACIGDGSFQVTAQDVSTMLRCGQKNIIFLINNGGYTIEVEIHDGPYNVIKNWNYTGLVDAIHNGQGKCWTTKVTCEEELVDAIATATGEKKDSFCFIEVIAHKDDTSKELLEWGSRVCSANSRPPNPQ; encoded by the exons ATGGCCACAAATCTAGGCTCTCTCGAAACATGCAAACCATGCAACAACGACCTAGCATCTCCCCCACACGGCACCGTTTCAACCATCCAAAAATCCACTTCATCAACCACCTTAGCCTCATCTGAATCCACCTTAGGCAGCCACCTAGCGCGGCGGTTAGTCGAAGTCGGAGTAACCGACGTTTTCACCGTTCCGGGAGACTTCAACTTAACATTGCTCGACTACCTCATAGCCGAACCGAAATTGAAAAACATTGGTTGTTGTAACGAACTCAATGCTGGATACGCTGCTGATGGATACGCGCGGGCTAGGGGCGTGGGCGCGTGCGTTGTTACTTTTACCGTTGGTGGTTTAAGTGTGATTAACGCTATTGCTGGTGCTTATAGTGAGAATTTGCCACTGATTTGCATTGTTGGTGGTCCTAATTCTAATGATTTTGGAACTAATAGAATTCTTCATCATACTATTGGTTTGCCTGATTTCAGCCAAGAACTCAGATGCTTCCAAACTGTTACTTGCCACCAG GCTGTGGTGAATAATTTGGAAGATGCTCATGAAATGATAGATACTGCAATTTCAACAGCATTGAAAGAAAGCAAGCCTGTCTATATAAGCATAAGCTGTAATTTGGCAGGAATTCCTCACCCTACTTTCAGTCGTGAACCTGTTCCGTTTTCTCTATCTCCAAA ATTGAGTAATCAGATGGGGTTGGAGGCAGCAGTGGAAGCAGCGGCGGAGTTTTTAAACAAAGCAGTAAAACCAGTCCTAGTAGCTGGTCCAAACCTAAGAGTAGCGAAAGCATCTGAAGCTTTTATTGAACTAGCTGATAAAAGTGCTTATCCATATTCAGTTATGCCATCAGCAAAAGGACTAGTACCTGAGAATCACCAACATTTCATTGGAACATTTTGGGGTGCAGTGAGTACTTCATTCTGTGCGGAGATCGTCGAATCAGCAGACGCATACTTGTTTGCTGGACCTATTTTCAACGATTACAGTTCTGTTGGTTACTCACTTCTTTTGAAGAAGGAAAAGTCTATTATTGTTGAGCCTAATAGGGTTGTGATCGGAAATGGTGTTGCATTCGGGTGTATTTTGATGAAGGATTTTCTTAGCGCGCTCGCGAAGCGTATTAAGAGGAATAATACTGCTTATGAAAATTATCACAGGATATTTGTTCCTGAAGGCGTGCCTGTGAAATCTGAACCTAGAGAACCTTTGAGGGTTAATGTTCTTTTTCAACATATTCAGAATATGCTGTCTAGTAAAACTGCTGTTATTGCTGAGACCGGAGATTCTTGGTTTAACTGCCAAAAGCTGAAATTGCCAGAAGGATGTGG GTATGAGTTCCAAATGCAATATGGATCAATTGGATGGTCTGTTGGTGCAACTCTTGGTTATGCACAAGCTGTTCCTGATAAGCGTGTGATTGCTTGCATTGGTGATGGAAGCTTTCAG GTGACAGCACAGGATGTGTCCACAATGCTGAGATGTGGACAGAAGAACATAATCTTCTTGATTAACAATGGTGGATATACTATTGAAGTTGAAATTCATGATGGACCATACAATGTCATTAAGAATTGGAACTATACTGGCTTGGTTgatgcaatccacaatggtcaAGGAAAGTGCTGGACCACTAAG GTCACTTGCGAAGAGGAGCTTGTTGACGCAATTGCGACAGCAACAGGAGAAAAGAAGGATAGTTTCTGCTTCATTGAAGTGATTGCTCACAAGGATGACACAAGCAAAGAGTTGCTTGAATGGGGATCAAGGGTCTGTTCTGCAAATAGCCGTCCTCCTAATCCTCAGTGA